The following are encoded in a window of Peromyscus maniculatus bairdii isolate BWxNUB_F1_BW_parent chromosome X, HU_Pman_BW_mat_3.1, whole genome shotgun sequence genomic DNA:
- the Slitrk2 gene encoding SLIT and NTRK-like protein 2: MLSSIWFLSVLTVAGILQTESRKTAKDICKIRCLCEEKENVLNINCENKGFTTVSLLQPPQYRIYQLFLNGNLLTRLYPNEFVNYSNAVTLHLGNNGLQEIRPGAFSGLKTLKRLHLNNNKLEILREDTFLGLESLEYLQADYNYISTIEAGAFSKLNKLKVLILNDNLLLSLPSNVFRFVLLTHLDLRGNRLKVMPFAGVLEHIGGIMEIQLEENPWNCTCDLLPLKAWLDTITVFVGEIVCETPFRLHGKDVTQLTRQDLCPRKSASGDSSQRSSHSDTHVQRLSPTVNPALNPTKAPKASRPPKMRNRPTPRVTVSKDRQSFGPIMVYQTKSPVALTCPSSCVCTSQTSDNGLNVNCQERKFTNISDLQPKPTSPKKLYLTGNYLQTVYKNDLLEYSSLDLLHLGNNRIAVIQEGAFTNLTSLRRLYLNGNYLEVLYPSMFDGLQSLQYLYLEYNVIKEIKPLTFDALINLQLLFLNNNLLRSLPDNIFGGTALTRLNLRNNHFSHLPVKGVLDQLPAFVQIDLQENPWDCTCDIMGLKDWTEHANSPVIINEVTCESPAKHAGEILKFLGREAICPDNPNLSDGTILSMNHNTDTPRSLSVSPSSYPELHTEVPLSVLILGLLVVFILSVCFGAGLFVFVLKRRKGVPTVPRSANNLDVSSFQLQYGSYNTETNDKADGHVYNYIPPPVGQMCQNPIYMQKEGDPVAYYRNLQDFSYSNLEEKKEEPATLAYTISATELLEKQATPREPELLYQNIAERVKELPSAGLVHYNFCTLPKKQFAPSYESQRQNQERINKTVLYGTPRKCFVGQSKPDHPLLQAKPQSEPDYLEVLEKQTAISQL, encoded by the coding sequence CTTACAGACAGAGAGCCGCAAAACTGCCAAAGACATTTGCAAGATCCGTTGCCTGTGCgaagagaaggaaaatgtacTGAATATTAACTGTGAAAACAAAGGATTTACAACTGTCAGCTTGCTCCAACCCCCCCAGTATCGCATCTATCAGCTGTTTCTCAACGGAAACCTCTTGACCAGACTGTATCCAAACGAATTTGTCAATTACTCAAATGCAGTGACTCTTCATCTAGGTAACAATGGGTTGCAGGAGATCCGACCTGGGGCATTTAGCGGTCTGAAGACACTGAAGAGACTTCACCTCAATAACAACAAACTGGAGATATTGAGAGAGGACACTTTTCTAGGCCTAGAGAGCCTGGAGTACCTCCAAGCTGATTACAATTACATCAGCACCATTGAGGCAGGGGCATTTAGCAAACTGAATAAGCTCAAAGTGCTCATCTTGAACGACAATCTTTTGCTGTCTCTGCCTAGTAATGTGTTTCGGTTTGTCCTGCTAACTCACTTAGACCTAAGGGGAAACAGGTTGAAAGTAATGCCTTTTGCTGGTGTCCTTGAACATATTGGAGGAATCATGGAAATTCAGCTGGAAGAAAACCCATGGAATTGCAcctgtgacctacttcctcttAAGGCATGGCTGGACACCATTACTGTTTTTGTTGGGGAGATTGTCTGTGAAACTCCTTTCAGGTTACATGGGAAAGATGTGACCCAACTGACCAGACAAGACCTCTGTCCCAGAAAAAGTGCAAGTGGAGATTCTAGTCAGAGGAGCAGTCATTCAGATACTCATGTCCAAAGGTTGTCCCCAACAGTGAATCCTGCTCTTAATCCAACTAAGGCCCCAAAAGCAAGCCGGCCACCCAAAATGAGAAATCGTCCAACTCCACGAGTGACTGTGTCAAAAGACCGGCAGAGCTTTGGCCCGATCATGGTGTATCAGACCAAGTCCCCTGTGGCCCTCACCTGTCCCAGCAGCTGTGTGTGTACCTCTCAGACCTCAGATAATGGTTTAAATGTTAACTGCCAAGAAAGGAAGTTCACTAACATCTCTGACCTGCAGCCCAAACCTACTAGTCCAAAGAAACTCTACCTAACAGGCAACTATCTCCAAACAGTATATAAGAATGACCTCTTAGAATACAGTTCACTGGATTTATTGCATTTAGGAAACAACAGAATTGCAGTCATTCAGGAAGGTGCCTTTACAAACCTGACCAGTTTACGCAGACTTTATCTAAATGGCAATTACCTTGAAGTGCTGTATCCTTCTATGTTTGATGGACTGCAGAGCTTGCAGTATCTCTATTTAGAGTATAATGTCATTAAAGAGATTAAGCCACTGACCTTTGATGCTTTAATTAACCTCCAGCTCCTGTTTCTGAATAACAACCTGCTGCGGTCCTTACCTGATAATATATTTGGAGGCACAGCCCTCACCAGGCTGAATCTGAGAAACAATCATTTTTCACACCTGCCTGTGAAAGGGGTTCTGGATCAGCTTCCTGCTTTTGTTCAGATAGATCTTCAAGAGAACCCATGGGACTGTACCTGTGACATCATGGGGCTAAAGGACTGGACTGAACATGCCAATTCTCCTGTCATCATCAATGAGGTGACTTGTGAATCTCCCGCTAAGCATGCAGGGGAGATACTGAAATTCTTGGGAAGGGAGGCTATTTGTCCAGATAATCCTAACTTGTCTGATGGGACTATTTTATCAATGAATcacaacacagacacacctaGGTCACTTAGTGTGTCTCctagttcttaccctgaactacaCACTGAAGTTCCACTTTCTGTCTTAATTTTAGGATTGCTTGTTGTTTTTATCCTGTCTGTGTGTTTTGGGGCGGGGTTATTCGTCTTTGTTCTGAAACGTCGAAAGGGAGTGCCAACTGTTCCCAGGAGTGCCAACAATTTAGATGTAAGTTCTTTCCAGTTACAATATGGGTCTTACAATACCGAAACAAATGATAAAGCTGATGGTCATGTCTATAATTACATTCCCCCACCTGTGGGTCAGATGTGCCAAAACCCCATCTACATGCAAAAAGAAGGAGACCCAGTAGCCTATTACAGAAACCTGCAGGACTTCAGCTATAGCAAcctggaggagaaaaaagaagagccAGCAACACTTGCTTACACAATAAGTGCCACTGAGTTGCTAGAAAAGCAGGCCACACCAAGAGAGCCTGAGCTGCTGTATCAGAATATTGCTGAGCGAGTTAAGGAACTCCCCAGTGCAGGCCTAGTCCACTATAACTTTTGTACCTTACCTAAAAAGCAGTTTGCCCCTTCATATGAATCTCAACGCCAAAACCAAGAGAGAATCAATAAAACCGTTTTATATGGGACTCCCAGAAAATGCTTTGTGGGGCAGTCAAAGCCAGACCACCCTTTACTGCAAGCTAAGCCACAATCAGAACCAGACTACCTCGAAGTTCTGGAAAAGCAAACTGCAATCAGTCAGCTGTGA